A stretch of the Denticeps clupeoides chromosome 6, fDenClu1.1, whole genome shotgun sequence genome encodes the following:
- the ltbp3 gene encoding latent-transforming growth factor beta-binding protein 3 isoform X3 — protein MAPLILPRLLVAWIALHRLAPLGAERASAARERFKVVIAPLICKRTCVKGQCQDTCEQGNNTTLIGENGQAADTLTGPGFRVVVCPLTCMNGGMCGSRTHCQCPPGFTGRLCQYPIRNMPEAQSARGNQQPAVYLPVGQDGQALAEQVGAGHQHMAQTHSVFTLPLSQGNGHHSSEVQVNVRVHHPSDTSVIIQPLDQSDGKPPKAVTRLPPQTHKPRGRCFQETTPKQACSSNPLPVLTNQEDCCGSVGNSWGQNKCYQCPKLYPGLKLQSIIEEYGSCPQGYKRLNSTHCQDINECTMQGVCQNGECLNTQGSFRCTCKAGYKLERTRCVEVVEQGLCFRVVTESGKCEHALSKRLSQEICCCTVGKAWGSSCQRCPQVGTASFNKICPAGKGMSYVTNQDTVVFPPHFTLEHPEMIVPESPIQMTVPMQPVSTHVPRVPVSKPTLPSIVKVNPDSDSLEVAHTQVSQMDMCRLMRNICGHGDCIPLGNDFVCQCHAGFQPHRKSCVDVNECDSDPCGHNRGTCINTIGSYRCRCLPGYNHMVHQGKLRCVDINECSKQDICGFGGQCVNLQGSYKCECLPGFTLKSRRQPICEDINECLDPSTCPNEQCENTVGSYECVPCQPGHQVQGGVCQDVNECQRRGVCLNGRCENLQGTYRCFCNEGFLPEADSKSCRDINECEDSRLCANGRCENTDGSFQCQCYPGFQPTQEGSHCEDVNECERPANCQRGSCINTMGSFRCECEKGFMLRGRRCEDINECETDRNLCQPFGACENRPGSYVCVCNEGYMLSEDKHSCEAVAVSLNNKKECYLNLDDTVFCDSVLATNVTKQECCCSIGVGWGDHCEIYPCPVYHSAEFHSLCPVGRGFYHEEGMTEYGLAMHRDIDECVLFANEICKEGRCMNTQPGYECYCQQGYYYDSNLLECIDVDECHDESLCANGQCVNTRGSFYCICHAPWAPDVTKKKCVIPTVTGVDECQDPNNCKNGQCVDTQESYYCICTPPWILATDRNSCVTPEEQADVNECQDPSYCKNGKCVNTPGSFHCICSQPLTFSAALRQCVYDDRTAAHKDVCFQEVDEGLICSMPRNVHVVTYSECCCHYGRGWGPECRTCPQRNSVLFNRLCEMHLETDSDGEFEFQAVFSNYNPEGDSSEEDSDECSCANGRCVPSYLGTMCECNPGFQLDHSRTRCTDTDECAERGLRLSPCKNARCVNTTGSFKCYCKHGFVPARRPNVCVRPRAL, from the exons TGGTGTGCCCACTGACATGTATGAACGGGGGAATGTGCGGTTCTCGGACGCACTGCCAGTGCCCACCAGGCTTCACTGGTCGGCTATGTCAGTACCCCATTCGGAACATGCCAGAAGCACAGTCGGCCCGAGGCAACCAGCAGCCAGCTGTTTATCTGCCCGTAGGCCAGGATGGGCAGGCGTTGGCAGAGCAGGTGGGTGCCGGGCACCAGCATATGGCACAGACCCACTCAGTCTTCACGCTGCCGCTGTCACAGGGCAACGGTCACCACTCATCTGAAG TGCAGGTGAATGTGCGAGTCCACCACCCGTCCGATACGTCGGTCATCATCCAGCCTCTGGACCAGTCGGATGGTAAACCTCCCAAAGCGGTGACCCGCCTTCCCCCACAGACGCACAAACCCAGGGGACGGTGTTTCCAGGAGACCACACCCAAACAAGCT TGTAGCAGTAACCCCCTGCCTGTGTTGACCAATCAAGAGGACTGCTGCGGCAGCGTGGGTAACTCGTGGGGACAGAACAAATGCTACCAGTGCCCTAAACTAT acCCTGGACTCAAACTCCAGTCCATCATAGAAGAATATGGCTCCTGCCCACAGGGTTATAAAAGACTCAACAGCACACACTGTCAAG ACATAAATGAGTGCACCATGCAGGGCGTGTGTCAGAACGGCGAATGCCTGAACACTCAGGGCTCTTTCCGCTGCACCTGCAAAGCTGGATACAAGCTGGAGCGAACGCGCTGTGTCG aggTGGTGGAGCAGGGCCTGTGTTTCCGCGTGGTGACCGAGTCGGGGAAGTGTGAACACGCTCTCTCCAAGCGTCTGTCACAGGAGATCTGCTGCTGCACTGTGGGTAAGGCCTGGGGCAGCAGCTGCCAGAGGTGCCCTCAGGTTGGAACAg CCTCCTTCAATAAGATATGCCCAGCTGGTAAAGGCATGTCTTATGTCACCAATCAGGACACAGTGGTGTTTCCACCCCACTTTACCCTTGAACACCCag AAATGATTGTTCCT GAGTCTCCTATTCAGATGACTGTGCCCATGCAGCCAGTCAGCACCCATGTCCCTAGGGTCCCCG TCAGCAAGCCCACGCTACCCTCCATCGTAAAGGTGAATCCGGACAGTGACTCCCTTGAAGTGGCTCATACGCAAGTCTCAC AGATGGATATGTGTAGGCTCATGAGAAATATCTGTGGGCATGGAGACTGTATACCGTTGGGTAACGACTTTGTGTGCCAGTGCCACGCTGGCTTCCAACCGCATAGGAAGAGCTGCGTGG ATGTGAATGAGTGTGATTCTGACCCCTGTGGTCACAACAGAGGGACATGCATCAACACTATTGGCTCATACCGTTGTCGCTGTCTGCCAGGCTACAATCACATGGTGCATCAAGGGAAACTCAGATGTGTAG ATATTAATGAGTGCTCTAAGCAGGACATTTGCGGCTTCGGGGGTCAGTGTGTAAACCTGCAGGGATCATATAAGTGCGAGTGCCTTCCAGGCTTCACCTTAAAGAGCCGTCGGCAGCCCATATGTGAAG ACATTAATGAGTGTCTGGACCCCAGCACCTGTCCAAATGAGCAGTGTGAGAACACAGTAGGGTCATACGAATGTGTGCCCTGTCAGCCAGGACACCAGGTCCAGGGAGGAGTCTGccaag ATGTGAATGAGTGCCAGAggaggggtgtgtgtttgaacgGACGTTGTGAGAACCTTCAGGGAACGTATCGTTGCTTCTGTAACGAGGGCTTCCTACCCGAAGCTGACAGCAAGAGCTGCCGTG ACATAAACGAGTGTGAAGACAGCCGACTCTGTGCAAACGGGCGCTGTGAGAACACAGACGGATCCTTCCAGTGCCAGTGTTACCCAGGATTCCAGCCTACCCAGGAGGGCAGTCATTGTGAGG atgtaaatgaatgtgaGAGGCCTGCAAATTGCCAGAGAGGGAGCTGCATCAACACCATGGGATCTTTCCGCTGCGAATGTGAGAAGGGCTTCATGCTTCGCGGGCGCAGATGTGAAG ACATAAATGAGTGCGAAACAGACAGGAACCTGTGCCAGCCCTTTGGCGCGTGTGAGAACAGGCCGGGGAGCTACGTGTGCGTGTGCAACGAGGGCTACATGCTGTCCGAGGACAAACACAGCTGTGAAG CGGTCGCAGTGAGTCTGAACAACAAGAAGGAGTGTTACCTGAACCTGGACGACACCGTGTTCTGCGACAGCGTCCTCGCTACCAACGTCACCAAGCAGGAATGCTGCTGCTCCATTGGAGTGGGCTGGGGGGACCACTGTGAGATCTACCCCTGCCCCGTCTACCACTCAG CTGAGTTCCACTCTCTGTGTCCTGTGGGTCGAGGCTTCTACCACGAGGAAGGCATGACCGAGTACGGCCTGGCTATGCACCGGG ATATAGATGAGTGTGTGCTGTTTGCCAATGAGATCTGTAAGGAGGGGCGCTGCATGAACACTCAGCCTGGTTATGAGTGCTACTGTCAGCAGGGCTACTATTATGACAGCAACCTGCTGGAGTGCATCG ACGTGGACGAGTGTCATGATGAGTCTCTTTGTGCAAATGGACAGTGTGTGAACACCCGCGGCTCATTTTACTGCATCTGTCATGCACCCTGGGCTCCTGATGTCACCAAAAAGAAGTGTGTTATTCCCACTGtgacag GTGTGGACGAGTGCCAGGACCCCAAcaactgtaagaatggacagtGTGTGGACACACAGGAATCGTACTACTGCATCTGCACCCCACCCTGGATCCTCGCCACTGACCGCAACAGCTGCGTCACACCAGAGGAGCAGGCGG ATGTGAACGAATGCCAGGACCCCTCATACTGCAAAAACGGAAAGTGTGTGAACACACCCGGCTCCTTTCACTGCATTTGCAGTCAGCCTCTCACCTTCAGTGCTGCACTCAGACAGTGTGTCTATGACG ATCGTACAGCAGCACATAAGGACGTGTGTTTCCAGGAAGTGGACGAGGGTTTAATCTGCAGTATGCCCCGCAATGTTCATGTGGTCACCTATTCTGAATGTTGCTGTCACTACGGTCGTGGCTGGGGCCCTGAGTGCCGTACATGTCCTCAAAGGAactcag TTCTCTTTAATCGACTGTGTGAGATGCATTTGGAGACAGACTCGGACGGGGAGTTTGAGTTCCAGGCCGTGTTTTCTAACTACAACCCAG AAGGGGACAGCTCAGAAGAAGACTCAGATGAATGCAGTTGTGCTAACGGTCGTTGCGTTCCCTCCTACCTGGGCACCATGTGTGAGTGTAACCCTGGCTTTCAACTGGACCATTCTCGCACACGCTGCACTG ATACTGACGAATGTGCAGAGCGAGGTTTGCGCCTGAGTCCCTGTAAGAACGCCCGCTGCGTCAACACTACAGGCTCCTTCAAGTGCTATTGCAAACACGGCTTTGTTCCCGCACGCAGgcccaatgtgtgtgtgcggccgAGGGCTCTATAA
- the ltbp3 gene encoding latent-transforming growth factor beta-binding protein 3 isoform X5: MGRRWQSRWVPGTSIWHRPTQSSRCRCHRATVTTHLKVNVRVHHPSDTSVIIQPLDQSDGKPPKAVTRLPPQTHKPRGRCFQETTPKQACSSNPLPVLTNQEDCCGSVGNSWGQNKCYQCPKLYPGLKLQSIIEEYGSCPQGYKRLNSTHCQDINECTMQGVCQNGECLNTQGSFRCTCKAGYKLERTRCVEVVEQGLCFRVVTESGKCEHALSKRLSQEICCCTVGKAWGSSCQRCPQVGTASFNKICPAGKGMSYVTNQDTVVFPPHFTLEHPEMIVPESPIQMTVPMQPVSTHVPRVPVSKPTLPSIVKVNPDSDSLEVAHTQVSQMDMCRLMRNICGHGDCIPLGNDFVCQCHAGFQPHRKSCVDVNECDSDPCGHNRGTCINTIGSYRCRCLPGYNHMVHQGKLRCVDINECSKQDICGFGGQCVNLQGSYKCECLPGFTLKSRRQPICEDINECLDPSTCPNEQCENTVGSYECVPCQPGHQVQGGVCQDVNECQRRGVCLNGRCENLQGTYRCFCNEGFLPEADSKSCRDINECEDSRLCANGRCENTDGSFQCQCYPGFQPTQEGSHCEDVNECERPANCQRGSCINTMGSFRCECEKGFMLRGRRCEDINECETDRNLCQPFGACENRPGSYVCVCNEGYMLSEDKHSCEAVAVSLNNKKECYLNLDDTVFCDSVLATNVTKQECCCSIGVGWGDHCEIYPCPVYHSAEFHSLCPVGRGFYHEEGMTEYGLAMHRDIDECVLFANEICKEGRCMNTQPGYECYCQQGYYYDSNLLECIDVDECHDESLCANGQCVNTRGSFYCICHAPWAPDVTKKKCVIPTVTGVDECQDPNNCKNGQCVDTQESYYCICTPPWILATDRNSCVTPEEQAVMGVSVVPIADVNECQDPSYCKNGKCVNTPGSFHCICSQPLTFSAALRQCVYDDRTAAHKDVCFQEVDEGLICSMPRNVHVVTYSECCCHYGRGWGPECRTCPQRNSVLFNRLCEMHLETDSDGEFEFQAVFSNYNPEGDSSEEDSDECSCANGRCVPSYLGTMCECNPGFQLDHSRTRCTDTDECAERGLRLSPCKNARCVNTTGSFKCYCKHGFVPARRPNVCVRPRAL, translated from the exons ATGGGCAGGCGTTGGCAGAGCAGGTGGGTGCCGGGCACCAGCATATGGCACAGACCCACTCAGTCTTCACGCTGCCGCTGTCACAGGGCAACGGTCACCACTCATCTGAAG GTGAATGTGCGAGTCCACCACCCGTCCGATACGTCGGTCATCATCCAGCCTCTGGACCAGTCGGATGGTAAACCTCCCAAAGCGGTGACCCGCCTTCCCCCACAGACGCACAAACCCAGGGGACGGTGTTTCCAGGAGACCACACCCAAACAAGCT TGTAGCAGTAACCCCCTGCCTGTGTTGACCAATCAAGAGGACTGCTGCGGCAGCGTGGGTAACTCGTGGGGACAGAACAAATGCTACCAGTGCCCTAAACTAT acCCTGGACTCAAACTCCAGTCCATCATAGAAGAATATGGCTCCTGCCCACAGGGTTATAAAAGACTCAACAGCACACACTGTCAAG ACATAAATGAGTGCACCATGCAGGGCGTGTGTCAGAACGGCGAATGCCTGAACACTCAGGGCTCTTTCCGCTGCACCTGCAAAGCTGGATACAAGCTGGAGCGAACGCGCTGTGTCG aggTGGTGGAGCAGGGCCTGTGTTTCCGCGTGGTGACCGAGTCGGGGAAGTGTGAACACGCTCTCTCCAAGCGTCTGTCACAGGAGATCTGCTGCTGCACTGTGGGTAAGGCCTGGGGCAGCAGCTGCCAGAGGTGCCCTCAGGTTGGAACAg CCTCCTTCAATAAGATATGCCCAGCTGGTAAAGGCATGTCTTATGTCACCAATCAGGACACAGTGGTGTTTCCACCCCACTTTACCCTTGAACACCCag AAATGATTGTTCCT GAGTCTCCTATTCAGATGACTGTGCCCATGCAGCCAGTCAGCACCCATGTCCCTAGGGTCCCCG TCAGCAAGCCCACGCTACCCTCCATCGTAAAGGTGAATCCGGACAGTGACTCCCTTGAAGTGGCTCATACGCAAGTCTCAC AGATGGATATGTGTAGGCTCATGAGAAATATCTGTGGGCATGGAGACTGTATACCGTTGGGTAACGACTTTGTGTGCCAGTGCCACGCTGGCTTCCAACCGCATAGGAAGAGCTGCGTGG ATGTGAATGAGTGTGATTCTGACCCCTGTGGTCACAACAGAGGGACATGCATCAACACTATTGGCTCATACCGTTGTCGCTGTCTGCCAGGCTACAATCACATGGTGCATCAAGGGAAACTCAGATGTGTAG ATATTAATGAGTGCTCTAAGCAGGACATTTGCGGCTTCGGGGGTCAGTGTGTAAACCTGCAGGGATCATATAAGTGCGAGTGCCTTCCAGGCTTCACCTTAAAGAGCCGTCGGCAGCCCATATGTGAAG ACATTAATGAGTGTCTGGACCCCAGCACCTGTCCAAATGAGCAGTGTGAGAACACAGTAGGGTCATACGAATGTGTGCCCTGTCAGCCAGGACACCAGGTCCAGGGAGGAGTCTGccaag ATGTGAATGAGTGCCAGAggaggggtgtgtgtttgaacgGACGTTGTGAGAACCTTCAGGGAACGTATCGTTGCTTCTGTAACGAGGGCTTCCTACCCGAAGCTGACAGCAAGAGCTGCCGTG ACATAAACGAGTGTGAAGACAGCCGACTCTGTGCAAACGGGCGCTGTGAGAACACAGACGGATCCTTCCAGTGCCAGTGTTACCCAGGATTCCAGCCTACCCAGGAGGGCAGTCATTGTGAGG atgtaaatgaatgtgaGAGGCCTGCAAATTGCCAGAGAGGGAGCTGCATCAACACCATGGGATCTTTCCGCTGCGAATGTGAGAAGGGCTTCATGCTTCGCGGGCGCAGATGTGAAG ACATAAATGAGTGCGAAACAGACAGGAACCTGTGCCAGCCCTTTGGCGCGTGTGAGAACAGGCCGGGGAGCTACGTGTGCGTGTGCAACGAGGGCTACATGCTGTCCGAGGACAAACACAGCTGTGAAG CGGTCGCAGTGAGTCTGAACAACAAGAAGGAGTGTTACCTGAACCTGGACGACACCGTGTTCTGCGACAGCGTCCTCGCTACCAACGTCACCAAGCAGGAATGCTGCTGCTCCATTGGAGTGGGCTGGGGGGACCACTGTGAGATCTACCCCTGCCCCGTCTACCACTCAG CTGAGTTCCACTCTCTGTGTCCTGTGGGTCGAGGCTTCTACCACGAGGAAGGCATGACCGAGTACGGCCTGGCTATGCACCGGG ATATAGATGAGTGTGTGCTGTTTGCCAATGAGATCTGTAAGGAGGGGCGCTGCATGAACACTCAGCCTGGTTATGAGTGCTACTGTCAGCAGGGCTACTATTATGACAGCAACCTGCTGGAGTGCATCG ACGTGGACGAGTGTCATGATGAGTCTCTTTGTGCAAATGGACAGTGTGTGAACACCCGCGGCTCATTTTACTGCATCTGTCATGCACCCTGGGCTCCTGATGTCACCAAAAAGAAGTGTGTTATTCCCACTGtgacag GTGTGGACGAGTGCCAGGACCCCAAcaactgtaagaatggacagtGTGTGGACACACAGGAATCGTACTACTGCATCTGCACCCCACCCTGGATCCTCGCCACTGACCGCAACAGCTGCGTCACACCAGAGGAGCAGGCGG TAATGGGTGTGTCTGTGGTGCCCATTGCAGATGTGAACGAATGCCAGGACCCCTCATACTGCAAAAACGGAAAGTGTGTGAACACACCCGGCTCCTTTCACTGCATTTGCAGTCAGCCTCTCACCTTCAGTGCTGCACTCAGACAGTGTGTCTATGACG ATCGTACAGCAGCACATAAGGACGTGTGTTTCCAGGAAGTGGACGAGGGTTTAATCTGCAGTATGCCCCGCAATGTTCATGTGGTCACCTATTCTGAATGTTGCTGTCACTACGGTCGTGGCTGGGGCCCTGAGTGCCGTACATGTCCTCAAAGGAactcag TTCTCTTTAATCGACTGTGTGAGATGCATTTGGAGACAGACTCGGACGGGGAGTTTGAGTTCCAGGCCGTGTTTTCTAACTACAACCCAG AAGGGGACAGCTCAGAAGAAGACTCAGATGAATGCAGTTGTGCTAACGGTCGTTGCGTTCCCTCCTACCTGGGCACCATGTGTGAGTGTAACCCTGGCTTTCAACTGGACCATTCTCGCACACGCTGCACTG ATACTGACGAATGTGCAGAGCGAGGTTTGCGCCTGAGTCCCTGTAAGAACGCCCGCTGCGTCAACACTACAGGCTCCTTCAAGTGCTATTGCAAACACGGCTTTGTTCCCGCACGCAGgcccaatgtgtgtgtgcggccgAGGGCTCTATAA